From one Brachypodium distachyon strain Bd21 chromosome 4, Brachypodium_distachyon_v3.0, whole genome shotgun sequence genomic stretch:
- the LOC100844825 gene encoding osmotin-like protein, with protein MAMNRAIACALLLATLFACSSATTLTIHNLCPYPVWPLITPNTGLPAISDNAARLDTNALLSVRFPSTAWAGRVTARTSCDSGGGGGPRNCGSGAAPPSTVAQLQVHQGGSADAAGYSVSLVDGFNVPMVISPQGGGSGQCPALGCAVDLNCDCDPDQRAAEGAACRGPPEYFKSRCKLTRTTPTDVEPVPQSCRAPGELKIVLCQTSMLAAHGAAADTLVGTVVEADS; from the coding sequence ATGGCCATGAACCGCGCCATCGCctgcgcgctcctcctcgccactcTCTTCGCCTGCTCGTCGGCGACCACGCTGACCATCCACAACCTGTGCCCGTACCCGGTGTGGCCGCTCATCACCCCCAACACGGGCCTCCCCGCCATCTCCGACAACGCCGCGCGCCTCGACACCAACGCGCTCCTCTCCGTCCGCTTCCCCTCCACCGCCTGGGCCGGCCGCGTCACCGCGCGCACCAGCTGcgactccggcggcggcggcggcccgcgtaactgcggctccggcgccgcgccgccctccacCGTGGCGCAGCTCCAGGTCCACCAAGGCGGGAGCGCGGACGCGGCCGGCTACAGCGTCTCCCTCGTCGACGGCTTCAACGTGCCCATGGTGATCAGCCCGCagggcggcggctccggccaGTGCCCGGCCCTGGGCTGCGCCGTCGACCTCAACTGCGACTGCGACCCCGAccagcgcgccgccgagggAGCCGCGTGCCGTGGCCCCCCGGAGTACTTCAAGTCCCGGTGCAAGCTGACGAGGACGACTCCCACCGACGTTGAGCCCGTGCCGCAGAGCTGCCGCGCGCCAGGGGAGCTCAAGATCGTCCTCTGCCAGACGTCCATGCTAGcagcccacggcgccgccgccgacacgcTCGTCGGCACCGTCGTGGAAGCCGACAGCTAG